One part of the Methylobacterium terrae genome encodes these proteins:
- the cyoB gene encoding cytochrome o ubiquinol oxidase subunit I, whose product MTDIHLKTLFGRLTWESFPIHEPILLGTFAVVVLLGLAIVGAVTWYRLWGYLWREWFTSVDHKKIGIMYVILGIVMLLRGFADALMMRAQQAIAFGANEGYLPAHHYDQIFTAHGTIMIFFVAIPLVVGIINFVMPLQIGARDVAFPYLNNLSFWLTAAGAVLTMVSLFVGEFARTGWLSYAPLAGLDYSPDTGVDYYLWSLQIAGVGTTLSAINMVATIVKMRAPGMTMMKLPVFCWTALCSNVLAIAIFPALTAAFFLLMLDRYVGTNFFTNDRGGAPMMYWNMVWIWGHPEVYVLVLPAFGIYSEITSTFTGKRLFGYTSMVYATVVITLLSYLVWLHHFFTMGAGPGVNSFFGIATMVISIPTGAKIFNWLFTMYRGDIRFELPMMWVVAFMLTFVVGGMTGVLLAIPPADFVLHNSLFLVAHFHNTIIGGVVFGLFAGMVYWFPKAFGFRLDPFWGKVGFWGWVVGYWVAWTPIYVVGLMGTARRVRHFDDPSFQPYFVIAAIGALVILVGILGFVMSIVMGFVNRAALRDTTGDPWDGRTLEWSTASPPPAYNFAFLPVVHDLDAWYDMKSRGYARPTRDFRPIHMPRNTGTGVILAGLSLGLGFGMVWYIWWLAAASFLALLAVAVGQTFNFARDTFIPADAVAATEGERGTPLGRGA is encoded by the coding sequence ATGACCGACATCCATCTGAAGACACTCTTCGGACGTCTGACCTGGGAATCCTTCCCGATCCACGAGCCGATCCTGCTCGGCACCTTCGCCGTCGTGGTGCTCCTCGGCCTCGCAATCGTCGGCGCGGTGACGTGGTACCGGCTCTGGGGCTACCTCTGGCGCGAATGGTTCACGAGCGTCGATCACAAGAAGATCGGCATCATGTACGTGATCCTCGGCATCGTCATGCTGCTGCGGGGCTTCGCCGACGCGCTGATGATGCGCGCGCAGCAGGCGATCGCCTTCGGGGCGAACGAGGGCTACCTGCCCGCCCACCACTACGATCAGATCTTCACCGCCCACGGGACGATCATGATCTTCTTCGTGGCGATCCCGCTGGTGGTGGGCATCATCAACTTCGTGATGCCGCTCCAGATCGGGGCGCGCGACGTCGCCTTTCCGTACCTAAACAACCTCAGCTTCTGGCTCACCGCCGCGGGCGCGGTCCTCACCATGGTCTCGCTGTTCGTCGGCGAGTTCGCCCGCACGGGCTGGCTGTCCTACGCGCCGCTGGCCGGCCTCGACTACAGTCCGGATACGGGCGTCGACTACTACCTGTGGTCCCTACAGATCGCGGGCGTGGGCACGACGCTGTCGGCGATCAACATGGTCGCCACCATCGTCAAGATGCGCGCGCCCGGCATGACCATGATGAAGCTGCCGGTGTTCTGCTGGACCGCGCTCTGCTCGAACGTGCTGGCGATCGCGATCTTCCCCGCGCTCACCGCCGCCTTCTTCCTGCTGATGCTCGACCGCTACGTCGGCACGAACTTCTTCACCAACGACCGCGGCGGCGCGCCGATGATGTACTGGAACATGGTCTGGATCTGGGGCCATCCGGAGGTTTACGTCCTCGTCCTGCCCGCGTTCGGCATCTATTCCGAGATCACCTCGACCTTCACCGGCAAGCGCCTGTTCGGCTACACGTCGATGGTCTACGCCACCGTCGTCATCACGCTGCTGTCCTACCTCGTCTGGCTGCATCACTTCTTCACGATGGGGGCGGGGCCCGGCGTGAATTCGTTCTTTGGCATCGCCACGATGGTGATCTCGATCCCGACCGGCGCGAAGATCTTCAACTGGCTGTTCACGATGTACCGCGGCGACATCCGCTTCGAGTTGCCGATGATGTGGGTCGTCGCCTTCATGCTGACCTTCGTCGTCGGCGGGATGACCGGCGTGCTGCTCGCGATCCCGCCCGCCGACTTCGTGCTCCACAACTCGCTGTTCCTCGTGGCGCACTTCCACAACACGATCATCGGCGGCGTCGTGTTCGGCCTGTTCGCCGGCATGGTCTACTGGTTCCCCAAGGCCTTCGGCTTCAGGCTCGACCCGTTCTGGGGCAAGGTCGGCTTCTGGGGCTGGGTCGTCGGCTACTGGGTCGCCTGGACGCCGATCTACGTGGTCGGCCTGATGGGCACCGCGCGCCGCGTGCGCCATTTCGACGATCCGAGCTTCCAGCCCTACTTCGTCATCGCGGCCATCGGCGCGCTCGTCATCCTGGTCGGCATCCTGGGCTTCGTGATGAGCATCGTCATGGGCTTCGTGAACCGGGCCGCGTTGCGCGACACGACGGGCGACCCGTGGGACGGCCGCACGCTCGAATGGTCGACCGCCTCGCCGCCCCCGGCCTACAACTTCGCCTTCCTGCCCGTCGTGCACGACCTCGACGCCTGGTACGACATGAAGAGCCGCGGCTACGCCCGGCCCACGCGCGACTTCCGCCCGATCCACATGCCGCGCAACACCGGCACGGGCGTGATCCTCGCCGGCCTGTCGCTCGGCCTCGGCTTCGGCATGGTCTGGTACATCTGGTGGCTCGCCGCCGCGAGCTTCCTCGCCCTGCTCGCCGTGGCGGTCGGGCAAACCTTCAACTTCGCGCGCGACACCTTCATCCCGGCCGACGCGGTCGCGGCGACCGAGGGCGAGCGCGGAACGCCGCTCGGCCGGGGAGCCTGA
- a CDS encoding tyrosine-type recombinase/integrase, which translates to MPEVVTVPTSTRVPWNRGRIVGPKPPLKPKHIWALRTRLQLANRTRDLALFNLAVDSKLRGCDLVGLRVGDIHLGDAVRLRATVCQRKTGRPVPFEITEPTREALTAWLTTRKLKASDWLFPSRSRLGEHLTTRHYSRLVDRWVALIGLDPSAFGTHSLRRTKVALVYKRTGNIRACQLLLGHTKLESTVRYLGIEVDDALILSEQTEI; encoded by the coding sequence ATGCCCGAAGTCGTTACCGTTCCCACCAGCACACGTGTTCCCTGGAACCGCGGCCGTATTGTCGGACCCAAACCGCCCTTGAAGCCGAAGCACATCTGGGCCCTGCGCACGCGCCTTCAGCTCGCCAACCGCACGCGAGACCTTGCCCTGTTCAACCTTGCCGTCGACAGCAAGCTGCGCGGGTGTGATCTCGTCGGCCTGCGCGTGGGCGACATCCACCTGGGCGACGCCGTACGTCTCCGAGCGACCGTGTGCCAGCGCAAGACCGGCAGGCCGGTTCCGTTCGAGATCACCGAGCCGACGCGCGAGGCTCTCACGGCTTGGCTGACTACGCGCAAATTGAAAGCCAGTGACTGGCTGTTTCCAAGCCGGAGTCGACTCGGAGAGCATCTTACGACGCGCCATTATAGTCGGCTGGTCGACCGTTGGGTCGCCTTGATCGGCCTGGACCCGTCAGCCTTCGGTACGCACAGCCTGCGCCGCACGAAGGTCGCCCTGGTCTACAAGCGAACCGGCAATATCCGAGCCTGCCAGCTGCTCCTTGGCCATACCAAGCTGGAGAGCACGGTTCGCTATCTCGGCATTGAGGTTGACGACGCGCTGATCCTCTCGGAGCAGACCGAAATCTGA
- a CDS encoding CHASE3 domain-containing protein, with protein sequence MTRYLVTRANFLVLGVLVVILALVGAVTWERLNASREARQWSQHSYRVLATTKDLAIALRDAERGQRGYLLTARDEYLGPYHAARDRIGLLQGELLKLTADNPAQQERIRALAPILQHKLEELAQTVQARRDGGFETALRIVNTDTGRNDMREAETAITGMLADEQRLLDERLAQNDARAGWVRWLVIAGSVLAILTLLWAARLLNQAWSRSYRTEAEQRALALRLRTTLDSLSQGVGVFGPDRKLANWNECFQVLLDLPKAMLRPGTAYGAFVEHTAEPGRPALETEDQVRHGSRNPGEAVTYERERADGHHLEIRRTPMPDGGFVLTVSDMTKRAQAEGVLREAQKMQAIGQLTGGVAHDFNNLLQVILGNLEFVRAKLDGDARMQQRIERAAWAAQRGATLTGQLLAFARKQPLAPAPIDLAATMPDLIPLLRRTLGEPIEVRYVETVGLWPAMADAAQLESAVLNLALNARDAMPGGGRLTIELGNKVLDEAYAKTHAEVVPGDYAMVAVSDTGHGMTPEVVKRVFEPFFTTKPDGKGTGLGLAMVFGFVKQSGGHVKIYSEPGEGTTVKLYLPRAMGTVAANARTSAPVELPRGSATVLVVEDEPAVREIACAILADLGYRVLQAPDGEEALRVFGANAASVDLLLTDVILPGKVRGRELAERVRALRPEVRVLFMSGYTENSIVHHGRLDEGVQLIGKPFKREQLARKVAEAVRAPAVPAVEGGNVVALRPGREA encoded by the coding sequence ATGACACGCTACCTCGTCACGCGCGCCAATTTCCTGGTCCTCGGCGTGCTCGTGGTCATCCTCGCCCTGGTCGGCGCGGTGACCTGGGAGCGCCTTAACGCGTCCCGGGAAGCCCGGCAGTGGTCGCAGCACAGCTACCGGGTGCTCGCCACCACCAAGGACCTCGCCATCGCCCTGAGGGATGCCGAGCGGGGCCAGCGCGGCTACTTGCTGACCGCCAGGGACGAGTACCTCGGCCCCTACCATGCAGCCCGCGACCGGATCGGCCTGCTCCAGGGCGAGTTGCTGAAGCTCACCGCCGACAATCCCGCCCAGCAGGAGCGCATCCGGGCGCTCGCTCCCATCCTCCAGCACAAGCTGGAGGAGCTCGCCCAGACCGTGCAGGCACGTCGCGACGGCGGGTTCGAGACGGCCCTGCGCATCGTCAACACCGACACCGGCCGCAACGACATGCGCGAGGCCGAGACGGCGATCACAGGCATGCTCGCCGACGAGCAACGGCTGCTCGACGAGCGCCTCGCCCAGAACGACGCCCGCGCGGGATGGGTGCGCTGGCTCGTCATCGCCGGTTCGGTGCTGGCCATCCTGACGCTGCTCTGGGCGGCCCGCCTCCTGAACCAGGCGTGGTCGCGCTCCTACAGGACCGAGGCCGAGCAGCGGGCGCTGGCCCTGCGGCTGCGCACCACCCTCGACAGCCTCAGCCAGGGCGTCGGCGTGTTCGGGCCCGACCGCAAGCTCGCGAACTGGAACGAGTGCTTCCAGGTGCTGCTCGACCTGCCCAAGGCGATGCTTCGTCCGGGCACCGCCTACGGCGCCTTCGTCGAGCACACGGCGGAGCCGGGGCGTCCGGCCCTGGAGACCGAGGACCAGGTTCGTCACGGTAGCCGGAACCCGGGCGAGGCGGTCACCTACGAGCGCGAGCGCGCCGACGGGCACCACCTGGAGATCCGTCGCACCCCGATGCCCGACGGCGGCTTCGTCCTCACGGTCTCGGACATGACTAAGCGCGCCCAGGCCGAGGGCGTGCTGCGCGAGGCCCAGAAGATGCAGGCCATCGGGCAGCTGACCGGCGGCGTCGCGCACGATTTCAACAACCTGCTTCAGGTCATCCTCGGGAACCTGGAGTTCGTCCGGGCCAAGCTCGATGGCGACGCCCGGATGCAGCAGCGGATCGAGCGGGCGGCCTGGGCGGCGCAGCGCGGCGCGACGCTGACGGGACAGCTCCTCGCCTTCGCCCGCAAGCAGCCCCTGGCGCCGGCGCCGATCGACCTCGCCGCGACCATGCCGGACCTAATCCCGCTCCTTCGGCGCACGCTCGGCGAGCCCATCGAGGTCCGCTACGTCGAGACCGTCGGGCTGTGGCCCGCGATGGCCGACGCGGCGCAGCTTGAGAGCGCGGTCCTGAACCTCGCCCTGAACGCGCGCGACGCCATGCCCGGCGGCGGGCGCCTCACCATCGAGCTCGGCAACAAGGTCCTCGACGAGGCCTATGCCAAAACCCACGCCGAGGTCGTGCCGGGCGACTACGCCATGGTGGCGGTGTCCGACACCGGCCACGGCATGACCCCCGAGGTGGTCAAGCGGGTATTCGAGCCGTTCTTCACGACCAAGCCCGACGGCAAGGGCACGGGGCTCGGGCTCGCCATGGTGTTCGGCTTCGTCAAGCAGTCAGGCGGGCACGTGAAGATCTACTCGGAGCCCGGCGAGGGCACGACCGTGAAGCTCTACCTGCCGCGTGCCATGGGTACGGTCGCCGCCAATGCGCGAACGAGTGCGCCGGTGGAACTGCCGCGCGGCTCCGCGACGGTTCTGGTGGTCGAGGACGAACCGGCGGTGCGCGAGATCGCCTGCGCGATCCTAGCCGACCTAGGCTACCGCGTCCTCCAGGCCCCCGACGGCGAGGAGGCGTTGCGCGTGTTCGGCGCGAACGCGGCGAGCGTCGACCTGCTGCTGACCGATGTCATCCTGCCCGGCAAGGTGCGCGGCCGCGAGCTCGCCGAGCGCGTTCGGGCGCTGCGGCCGGAGGTGAGGGTCCTCTTCATGTCGGGCTACACCGAGAACAGCATCGTGCACCACGGCCGGCTCGACGAGGGCGTGCAGCTCATCGGCAAGCCGTTCAAGCGCGAGCAACTCGCCCGCAAGGTCGCCGAGGCGGTCCGAGCCCCGGCGGTCCCGGCCGTCGAGGGTGGCAACGTCGTCGCGTTGCGGCCCGGCCGGGAGGCATAG
- a CDS encoding sensor histidine kinase, with the protein MVRELHHRVKNTLATVQAVVNATVRSSMTISEFSRALAGRITSLARTHALITEDLAQVASFDGLLRAELGPYDERGRLSLEGPRVVLPSELAVPVGMALHELTTNALRHGSLADPNGRLQVTWWIEEAQPERALRWDWAEHDGPPVGHPTREGFGHRLLNKVLASQTGATVDVAFAPDGLRVSVRMPLSSR; encoded by the coding sequence ATGGTGCGCGAGCTTCACCACAGGGTGAAGAACACGCTCGCCACGGTGCAGGCCGTGGTGAACGCCACCGTCCGCTCGTCAATGACCATCTCGGAGTTCAGCCGTGCCCTGGCCGGCAGGATCACCTCCCTCGCCCGAACGCACGCCCTGATCACCGAGGACCTTGCCCAGGTCGCTTCTTTCGATGGGCTGCTACGGGCGGAGCTCGGCCCCTACGACGAGCGCGGACGCCTGAGCCTGGAGGGCCCGAGGGTGGTTCTGCCCTCGGAGCTCGCCGTGCCGGTCGGCATGGCCCTGCACGAACTCACCACCAACGCGCTGCGCCACGGTTCGCTCGCCGACCCGAACGGGCGGTTGCAGGTGACCTGGTGGATCGAGGAGGCGCAGCCGGAGCGCGCCTTGCGCTGGGACTGGGCGGAGCACGACGGCCCACCGGTGGGACACCCGACCCGCGAAGGCTTCGGCCATCGCCTCCTCAACAAGGTCCTGGCATCCCAGACAGGGGCCACGGTGGACGTGGCGTTCGCCCCCGACGGGCTCCGAGTCTCGGTCCGGATGCCGTTGTCCTCCCGCTAG
- a CDS encoding toll/interleukin-1 receptor domain-containing protein: protein MRARAQTSTRKTGTRPGATRNPARAPKHASALPKPGKPEVRIFVSYSHVDKEVRRRLETHLAPLKADNVTTWFDGDMDAGDKLDTKISRALREAHVFVGLISSDYLASHYCWSIEYKRAMNRRARGTMRVVAVVVRPCDWKSTPAAGFKLLPEDGRTLQEWRSVDAALLDVVRGIRRVVTTVRREMTAAAEPPKLGGALGKARSKATTKPSAGSKPTKSRARATTAPPRPRKARGKTP, encoded by the coding sequence ATGCGCGCACGCGCCCAGACATCCACCCGGAAGACCGGCACCCGGCCTGGCGCGACGCGCAATCCGGCCCGGGCCCCCAAGCACGCATCGGCCCTCCCCAAGCCCGGGAAGCCCGAGGTCAGGATCTTCGTATCCTACTCGCATGTCGACAAGGAGGTCAGGCGCCGGCTTGAGACGCACCTGGCCCCGTTGAAGGCCGACAACGTCACGACCTGGTTCGATGGCGACATGGACGCGGGCGACAAGCTCGACACCAAGATCTCCCGCGCCTTGCGCGAGGCACACGTCTTCGTGGGCTTGATCAGCTCGGACTACCTGGCCAGCCACTACTGCTGGAGCATCGAGTACAAGCGCGCCATGAACCGACGCGCCCGCGGCACGATGCGGGTCGTTGCCGTCGTGGTTCGACCCTGCGACTGGAAGTCCACCCCCGCCGCCGGCTTCAAGCTGCTGCCGGAGGACGGGAGGACCCTGCAGGAATGGCGAAGCGTCGATGCGGCCCTGCTCGACGTCGTCCGGGGTATCCGGCGGGTCGTCACCACCGTCCGCCGGGAAATGACCGCCGCGGCCGAGCCGCCGAAGCTTGGAGGCGCCCTCGGCAAGGCCAGGTCGAAGGCGACCACCAAACCTTCGGCGGGATCGAAGCCGACGAAGTCCCGGGCCCGCGCCACGACCGCGCCGCCGAGGCCGCGGAAGGCGCGGGGCAAGACTCCATGA
- the cyoC gene encoding cytochrome o ubiquinol oxidase subunit III: MTDRAWNAGEPEIAWHETGAEEHDHGGGATLLGFWIYLMSDALIFASLFAMYGVVSTAYAGGPGPRQLFDLPLVALNTALLLASSITFGQAIPHMEAGRVGPTRAWLAVTGLLGAAFVGVELYEFSHLIADGAGPQRSAFLSAFFTLVGTHGAHVTVGLIWIATMLVQLSQHGLTSAMRRRIICLSMFWHFLDIIWIGVFTFVYLHGVIR; encoded by the coding sequence ATGACCGATCGCGCATGGAACGCGGGCGAGCCCGAGATCGCCTGGCACGAGACCGGAGCGGAGGAGCACGACCACGGCGGGGGCGCCACGCTCCTGGGTTTCTGGATCTACCTGATGAGCGATGCGCTCATTTTCGCCTCGCTGTTCGCGATGTACGGCGTGGTGAGCACAGCCTATGCCGGCGGTCCGGGGCCACGCCAGCTGTTCGACTTGCCGCTGGTCGCCCTCAACACCGCGCTTCTGCTCGCCTCCTCGATCACCTTCGGGCAGGCGATCCCCCACATGGAGGCGGGACGGGTCGGCCCGACGCGGGCCTGGCTGGCGGTGACGGGCCTGCTCGGCGCGGCCTTCGTCGGCGTCGAACTCTACGAGTTCTCGCACCTGATCGCGGACGGGGCCGGCCCGCAGCGTAGCGCGTTCCTGTCGGCCTTCTTCACCCTGGTCGGCACGCACGGCGCGCACGTCACCGTCGGACTGATCTGGATCGCGACGATGCTGGTCCAGCTCAGCCAGCACGGACTCACCAGCGCGATGCGGCGCCGGATTATCTGCCTGTCGATGTTCTGGCATTTCCTCGACATCATCTGGATCGGCGTCTTCACCTTCGTCTACCTTCATGGAGTGATCCGGTGA
- a CDS encoding PAS domain-containing protein has translation MVGRDETEATAADLRLLRAAVEASGEAILITTADPDEPGPRIEYANPAFIRMSGYEAHELLGHTPRLLQGPGTDRSVLDSIRAALVAGEPFQGEALNYRKDGSTYMVEWVITPVRDPDGRITHWVSA, from the coding sequence GTGGTCGGGCGAGACGAGACTGAAGCGACCGCGGCCGATCTCAGGCTGCTCCGTGCCGCCGTCGAGGCTTCCGGCGAGGCAATCCTCATCACGACCGCCGACCCCGACGAGCCCGGTCCCCGCATCGAATACGCCAATCCCGCCTTCATCCGGATGAGCGGCTACGAGGCTCATGAACTCCTCGGACACACGCCGCGCCTGTTGCAGGGACCAGGCACCGACCGTTCGGTCCTCGACAGCATACGCGCCGCCCTCGTGGCTGGCGAACCGTTCCAGGGCGAGGCACTGAATTATCGCAAGGATGGTTCGACCTACATGGTCGAATGGGTGATCACGCCGGTGCGCGACCCGGACGGTCGCATCACGCATTGGGTATCCGCGTAG
- a CDS encoding MFS transporter, which translates to MAATTAGPASSTPLERDARLVNAREHRIRPGEVAVGVIIGRSSEFFDFFVYAIASVLVFPSLIFPNADALTGTLASFAIFSLAFVARPFGALTFMAIDRRHGRGVKLTAALFLLGGSTAAMAFLPGHAQVGGLAAILLAILRIGQGFAQGGTWDGLPALLSLSAPPERRGWFRMIPQLGAPIGMFVASALFAFLLATLKPVDFLDWGWRYPFFVAFVINVVALFARLRLISTPEFTRLYESRELQPSHLSDLVREEGRTVVLGAFAPLASFALFHLVTVFPLSWVVLAGGNAPLRFLVIELVGAGVGLATVALSGLLADRLGGRTVLGLSAVLIGAYGGFAPRLLDAGPVGEWTYVLLGFALLGLAFGQSSGALNASFSAKHRYTGAGTTATAAWFIGAGFAPLVALWLASTFGLWSVGAYLVSGAMCTLAALGLNWVLHRTPTR; encoded by the coding sequence ATGGCAGCCACGACCGCCGGACCCGCGAGTTCGACGCCGCTGGAGCGCGACGCCCGGCTCGTCAACGCGCGCGAGCACCGCATCCGGCCCGGTGAAGTCGCGGTCGGCGTCATCATCGGACGCTCGTCGGAGTTCTTCGACTTCTTCGTCTATGCCATCGCCTCAGTGCTAGTGTTCCCGTCGCTGATCTTTCCCAACGCCGACGCCCTGACCGGCACGCTCGCCTCCTTCGCAATCTTCTCGCTGGCCTTCGTCGCCCGGCCCTTCGGCGCGCTGACGTTCATGGCCATCGACCGCCGGCACGGGCGGGGGGTCAAGCTCACGGCGGCGCTTTTCCTGCTCGGGGGATCGACGGCGGCCATGGCGTTCCTGCCGGGTCACGCGCAGGTCGGCGGTCTCGCCGCGATCCTTTTGGCGATCCTCAGAATCGGGCAGGGCTTCGCGCAGGGCGGCACCTGGGATGGCCTGCCCGCGCTGCTGTCGCTCAGCGCGCCGCCGGAACGGCGCGGCTGGTTCCGGATGATCCCGCAACTCGGCGCACCGATCGGCATGTTCGTGGCGAGTGCCCTGTTCGCGTTCCTGCTCGCGACGCTGAAGCCGGTGGATTTCCTCGATTGGGGCTGGCGCTACCCGTTCTTCGTCGCCTTCGTCATCAACGTCGTCGCGCTGTTCGCGCGGCTGCGCCTCATCTCCACCCCCGAGTTCACCCGGCTCTACGAGAGCCGAGAGTTGCAGCCGTCCCACCTGTCGGACCTCGTGCGCGAGGAGGGGCGAACGGTCGTCCTAGGTGCGTTCGCCCCCCTGGCGAGCTTCGCGCTCTTCCACCTCGTCACGGTGTTTCCCCTGTCGTGGGTCGTGTTGGCTGGAGGCAACGCACCCTTGCGCTTTCTAGTGATCGAGCTGGTCGGGGCCGGCGTCGGGCTGGCGACCGTGGCGCTGTCCGGGCTCCTCGCGGATCGGCTCGGGGGGCGGACCGTGCTAGGACTCTCCGCGGTGCTGATCGGCGCCTATGGCGGCTTCGCGCCGCGGCTACTCGACGCGGGGCCCGTAGGCGAATGGACCTACGTGCTGCTGGGTTTCGCCCTCCTCGGGCTCGCCTTCGGCCAATCCTCGGGTGCGCTGAACGCCAGCTTCTCGGCCAAGCACCGCTACACAGGCGCGGGCACAACCGCGACGGCCGCTTGGTTCATCGGCGCCGGCTTCGCACCGCTCGTCGCCCTCTGGCTCGCGAGCACCTTCGGCCTATGGTCGGTCGGCGCCTATCTCGTCTCCGGTGCCATGTGCACGCTCGCAGCCCTTGGGCTGAACTGGGTGCTGCATAGAACGCCAACGCGATGA
- the cyoD gene encoding cytochrome o ubiquinol oxidase subunit IV, producing MSLHSAPTMHGASGDACQDAHGHGQGHGSRRGYRIGVALSILLTVVPFWLVMSRALPDARVTTAIIFALALIQIVVHVVSFLHLDTRSEGGWTLLAFLFTAVIVVLTIGGSIWVMYHLNVNMMPMPDAAAAPMH from the coding sequence GTGAGCCTGCATTCCGCCCCGACGATGCACGGCGCCTCGGGCGACGCGTGCCAAGACGCGCATGGGCACGGGCAAGGGCACGGGAGCCGGCGCGGCTACCGGATCGGCGTCGCGCTCTCCATCCTGCTGACGGTCGTGCCGTTCTGGCTCGTGATGTCCCGGGCGCTGCCCGATGCGCGGGTGACGACGGCGATCATCTTCGCCCTCGCGCTGATCCAGATCGTCGTCCATGTGGTCAGCTTCCTCCATCTCGACACGCGCTCGGAGGGCGGCTGGACGCTGCTCGCCTTCCTGTTCACGGCGGTGATCGTGGTGCTGACGATCGGCGGGTCGATCTGGGTCATGTACCATCTCAACGTGAACATGATGCCGATGCCGGACGCCGCGGCGGCGCCGATGCACTGA
- the cyoA gene encoding ubiquinol oxidase subunit II, whose protein sequence is MNPTGDVALQQRNLILFSVGVMLLIIGPVMVLTVLFAWRYRRGNPNKVYDPDFDHSTTLELVIWSCPLLIIIALSAVTWTSTHLLDPFRPLERLAPGVPVPPGTKPLNVQVVALDWKWLFIYPDLGIATVNELALPVNVPVRFAITASDQFNTFYAPTLAGMIYAMPTMRSELNAVLNKPGESWGYSGNYTGRGYSDMRFKLRGVEAADFDRWVSAVKAEGGSLALSNLVDLIKPSERVPAMRFASVEEGLFDRTLNRCVEPGKPCMIDLMRRDMEADREPGRDRAHPHGGAAMRSGRAAEPLVGGKPKPALDKAPEEKGSGPNVTAPAQSDPPGALEPGSAHNRDHQ, encoded by the coding sequence ATGAACCCGACCGGAGACGTCGCGCTGCAGCAGCGCAACCTCATCCTGTTCTCGGTCGGCGTGATGCTGCTCATCATCGGGCCGGTGATGGTGCTCACGGTGCTGTTCGCCTGGCGCTACAGGCGGGGCAACCCGAACAAGGTTTACGATCCGGACTTCGACCACTCGACTACGCTCGAACTGGTGATCTGGTCCTGCCCGCTGCTCATCATCATCGCGCTGAGCGCGGTGACCTGGACGAGCACGCATCTGCTTGATCCGTTCCGGCCCCTGGAGCGCCTCGCGCCGGGCGTTCCCGTTCCGCCCGGCACGAAGCCGCTGAACGTCCAGGTCGTCGCACTCGATTGGAAGTGGCTGTTCATCTACCCCGATCTCGGGATCGCCACCGTGAACGAACTGGCGCTGCCGGTGAACGTGCCGGTACGCTTCGCGATCACCGCGAGCGACCAGTTCAACACATTCTACGCGCCGACGCTTGCCGGCATGATCTACGCCATGCCGACCATGCGCTCGGAGCTGAACGCCGTGCTCAACAAGCCCGGCGAGAGTTGGGGCTACTCGGGCAACTACACCGGCCGCGGCTATTCCGACATGCGGTTCAAGCTGCGCGGCGTCGAGGCGGCCGACTTCGACCGCTGGGTGTCGGCGGTGAAGGCCGAAGGCGGCAGCCTCGCGCTCTCGAACCTCGTCGATCTGATCAAGCCGAGCGAGCGGGTGCCGGCGATGCGCTTCGCCTCCGTCGAGGAGGGGCTGTTCGACCGTACGCTCAATCGCTGCGTCGAGCCGGGCAAGCCCTGCATGATCGACCTCATGCGCCGCGACATGGAGGCGGATAGGGAGCCGGGTCGAGACCGCGCGCACCCGCATGGGGGGGCGGCGATGCGCTCCGGACGCGCAGCGGAGCCGCTCGTCGGCGGCAAGCCCAAGCCTGCCCTGGACAAGGCGCCCGAGGAGAAGGGCTCCGGCCCGAACGTCACCGCGCCTGCCCAGTCCGATCCCCCCGGCGCGCTCGAGCCGGGCAGCGCTCACAACCGCGACCACCAGTAA